One segment of Candidatus Methanomethylicota archaeon DNA contains the following:
- a CDS encoding winged helix-turn-helix transcriptional regulator: MFIIVEFRCGNWGPWGHVYLEWKNFIVALILVGLGVVEVELENLEGYLSFTIDVLRIRAPLKEEYKSILNVIIEAGEINLSQLSRRVAMAKSTIHKIVKKMIEEGLVEYEKVGKEYRLKARTIAKLFTKI, from the coding sequence ATGTTCATTATTGTAGAGTTCCGATGTGGAAATTGGGGACCTTGGGGTCACGTTTATCTTGAATGGAAGAATTTCATTGTAGCATTAATATTGGTGGGTTTGGGGGTTGTGGAGGTTGAATTGGAAAATTTGGAAGGATATTTGAGCTTCACCATAGACGTCCTAAGGATAAGAGCTCCATTAAAAGAGGAGTATAAGAGCATTTTAAATGTAATTATAGAAGCTGGAGAAATTAATTTAAGTCAACTATCAAGGAGGGTGGCGATGGCAAAAAGCACAATACACAAAATCGTTAAGAAGATGATTGAAGAGGGATTAGTGGAATATGAGAAAGTGGGGAAGGAATATCGATTAAAAGCAAGAACAATAGCAAAACTATTCACAAAAATATAA
- a CDS encoding restriction endonuclease produces MSGPFDFLRKIVNPILNNPRYWSLPPEFQDELRRMIFSDEKKYADFKDYGILEKYLKCEFRNYWEYFREKYENYAEMIDQIFVEILRKTADCIEPLKRSIEAIIKDETEEVKYLVTIVDEDEEFRPLSGAKVELWLQDKLLNKFITDEEGVAHIGLKPREKKHIPSIKVVISKDGYEEVMAPLTLLNDRIALKRKRGIIKLRVLENKLKPDGTFEKNPLANCSVSVKRCFSIVKKGMEITKRNVETCALTDENGIVNFKLPFGKYEISVEAKDFEPEVLPLDLNRDLIERDIELKREKYEHLHVIVNRVIVGDRIHYEPIKGCKVLQVKVILGDENAEEFDVPFIQLEDNEGRIIIKSESEFDFNAHCQYKVKVSIPVDNKYEEREGKGKPPTIEVRIKPKVSEEFLSKLLSKLSGKELSEVDPYEFVEIMKRLLMILGYENVKIIDGPRDEGADLICTKGESKVIVQCKRWKNSVGSRVIREFIGAMNVKRADEGIFITTSSLTEDAKDCVEKAKKTGGLKIEIFDNTRLKQLLRNLKSIASEPS; encoded by the coding sequence GTGTCAGGTCCTTTTGACTTTTTACGCAAAATCGTTAATCCAATTCTAAATAACCCTAGGTATTGGTCACTTCCTCCCGAATTCCAAGATGAGTTAAGGCGAATGATATTCTCTGATGAAAAGAAGTACGCCGATTTCAAGGATTATGGAATTTTAGAAAAGTATCTGAAATGTGAATTTAGGAATTATTGGGAATATTTTAGGGAAAAATATGAAAATTATGCTGAAATGATCGATCAAATTTTTGTCGAAATATTAAGGAAGACAGCAGATTGTATTGAACCTCTCAAAAGATCAATTGAAGCAATAATAAAGGATGAAACTGAAGAGGTAAAATATCTAGTCACTATCGTGGATGAGGATGAAGAATTCCGCCCTTTATCTGGTGCTAAAGTAGAGTTATGGTTGCAAGACAAACTTTTAAACAAGTTTATTACAGACGAGGAAGGTGTAGCCCACATTGGATTAAAACCTAGGGAGAAAAAGCATATTCCCTCCATTAAAGTAGTAATTTCTAAAGATGGTTATGAGGAAGTAATGGCACCTTTAACGCTATTAAATGATCGTATTGCACTTAAAAGAAAGAGAGGAATTATTAAATTAAGAGTTCTCGAAAATAAGCTGAAACCTGATGGCACATTCGAAAAGAACCCATTAGCAAACTGTTCTGTAAGTGTAAAAAGATGTTTCTCCATTGTCAAAAAAGGTATGGAAATTACTAAGAGAAACGTAGAAACATGCGCCTTAACTGATGAAAATGGTATTGTAAACTTTAAGCTTCCATTTGGGAAATACGAAATATCAGTTGAAGCTAAGGATTTCGAACCTGAAGTATTACCGCTCGATCTAAATAGAGATTTAATTGAGCGAGATATAGAGCTTAAGCGCGAAAAGTATGAGCATCTTCACGTTATTGTAAATAGAGTAATAGTTGGAGATAGGATTCATTATGAACCTATTAAAGGATGTAAAGTTTTGCAGGTTAAAGTGATTCTAGGCGACGAAAATGCTGAAGAATTTGACGTACCTTTTATTCAGTTGGAGGATAACGAAGGGCGAATTATAATAAAGAGCGAATCTGAGTTTGACTTTAATGCTCATTGTCAATACAAAGTGAAAGTAAGCATTCCAGTCGACAATAAATATGAGGAACGTGAAGGTAAAGGAAAACCACCAACAATCGAAGTACGAATAAAACCAAAGGTATCTGAAGAATTCCTAAGTAAACTCCTAAGTAAACTTAGCGGAAAGGAGTTAAGTGAAGTGGATCCCTATGAATTCGTGGAGATAATGAAACGGTTGCTCATGATATTAGGATATGAAAATGTAAAAATCATCGATGGACCACGTGATGAAGGTGCAGACTTAATATGTACAAAAGGAGAAAGCAAAGTAATTGTCCAGTGCAAAAGATGGAAGAATTCTGTTGGCTCTCGTGTGATACGAGAATTTATAGGCGCCATGAATGTGAAACGAGCTGATGAAGGAATATTCATAACAACATCTTCACTCACAGAAGATGCAAAAGACTGCGTAGAAAAAGCAAAGAAGACTGGCGGTTTAAAAATAGAAATTTTCGACAATACTAGACTTAAACAGCTTTTAAGAAATCTAAAAAGCATAGCTTCAGAACCCTCATAA